A single region of the Chryseobacterium sp. 6424 genome encodes:
- a CDS encoding DUF2059 domain-containing protein, giving the protein MIKIVIVAACCLIGNVANAQQTKEQKVKELLSITGTTQMMESTFEQILSYYQSTYPDVPTEYWQKAMKLANFDQVIDQIIPVYLKHFSESEISDVIAFYKTTTGQKIIIKMPVIYQESMEIGREWGTELAKKIEKDILKEKNLTSPPSPKQRE; this is encoded by the coding sequence ATGATAAAAATTGTCATTGTTGCCGCATGCTGCTTGATAGGAAATGTCGCAAATGCACAGCAAACCAAGGAACAAAAAGTAAAGGAGTTACTTTCAATCACAGGTACCACCCAAATGATGGAAAGCACTTTTGAGCAAATATTAAGCTATTATCAATCGACATACCCTGATGTGCCGACAGAATATTGGCAGAAAGCCATGAAACTGGCCAATTTTGACCAAGTGATTGACCAAATTATACCTGTATATCTAAAACATTTTTCCGAAAGCGAGATTAGTGATGTTATTGCTTTTTATAAAACGACGACAGGGCAAAAAATAATAATAAAAATGCCGGTTATCTACCAAGAAAGTATGGAGATTGGGCGAGAATGGGGAACTGAACTGGCTAAAAAAATCGAAAAGGATATATTAAAAGAGAAAAACCTAACATCACCGCCATCTCCCAAGCAAAGAGAATAG
- the hutH gene encoding histidine ammonia-lyase, whose protein sequence is MVYGTDFFTIKDIEEIISNPRIARLDDRAIARIQKSQDNVQNIVESARTVYGINTGFGPLCDVKISAEETATLQYNLIISHAVGVGKPISKDLSKVMMVTKIHALSRGFSGVSLEVIERMIWMLENDIIPVVPEQGSVGASGDLAPLAHLVLPLIGLGKVWAGNAIKDTAEVLQNFGITPLKLGPKEGLGLINGTQFILAHAVLGLLKFEYLLDLADLTAAMSLEAYRGSASPFKAELHQIRPFKGSLLVAERMRKFLENSENLQAHESCDRVQDPYSMRCVPQVHGASRNAYEHLKELAETEINSVTDNPIVLSEEESISGGNFHGQPLALPLDYATLAAAELGNISDRRSYLLLEGKFGLPRLLTESTGLNSGFMIPQYTSAALVTENKTLCFPASADSIPTSLGQEDHVSMGSISGRKFNQVLGNLENILAVELMFAAQGLEFRRPAKCSNYVEDAYTLIRTKVSKLEDDRLIGEDMLAIAALIRDKKFIVK, encoded by the coding sequence ATGGTTTACGGTACAGATTTCTTCACCATAAAAGACATCGAAGAAATAATCTCAAATCCTAGGATAGCTCGCCTTGATGATCGTGCAATTGCCCGCATACAAAAATCGCAGGACAATGTGCAGAACATTGTAGAATCTGCCCGAACAGTCTATGGCATCAATACAGGCTTCGGCCCATTGTGTGATGTTAAAATCTCAGCAGAAGAAACCGCTACATTACAGTATAACTTAATAATATCTCATGCTGTGGGTGTAGGCAAACCCATATCGAAAGACCTATCAAAAGTAATGATGGTCACGAAGATTCATGCATTATCCAGAGGTTTCTCGGGGGTTTCCCTAGAAGTGATCGAACGGATGATCTGGATGTTGGAGAATGACATTATTCCCGTAGTTCCAGAGCAGGGTTCTGTAGGTGCATCTGGTGATCTGGCACCGCTGGCCCATTTAGTTTTACCACTTATAGGTTTAGGGAAAGTTTGGGCAGGAAACGCCATCAAAGATACTGCTGAAGTCTTGCAAAACTTTGGGATAACACCATTGAAGCTCGGTCCCAAGGAAGGTTTAGGGTTAATTAATGGTACGCAGTTTATACTTGCACACGCTGTTTTGGGGTTATTAAAATTTGAATATTTACTCGACCTGGCAGATTTAACCGCGGCCATGAGTCTTGAAGCCTACCGTGGATCCGCAAGTCCTTTTAAAGCAGAGCTTCACCAAATACGGCCTTTTAAAGGAAGTCTGTTAGTTGCTGAAAGAATGCGCAAATTCCTGGAAAATTCTGAAAACCTGCAGGCGCACGAATCATGCGACCGCGTACAAGACCCTTACTCCATGCGATGTGTACCACAAGTGCACGGCGCCAGCAGAAACGCCTATGAACATCTGAAAGAACTTGCCGAAACTGAAATTAATTCTGTCACCGACAATCCTATTGTACTGAGTGAAGAAGAATCCATCTCAGGCGGTAATTTTCATGGGCAACCCTTAGCCTTACCTCTTGATTATGCGACTTTAGCTGCAGCCGAACTCGGAAATATTTCGGACAGGCGGAGCTATCTTTTGCTAGAAGGTAAATTCGGACTTCCAAGACTTCTGACAGAAAGTACAGGGCTTAATTCAGGTTTTATGATTCCGCAATATACATCAGCAGCATTGGTGACAGAGAATAAAACGCTATGTTTTCCGGCTTCGGCAGATTCCATACCAACAAGTTTAGGCCAAGAAGATCATGTGTCGATGGGAAGTATTTCGGGTAGAAAATTCAATCAAGTATTAGGAAACCTCGAAAATATCTTGGCTGTCGAACTAATGTTTGCTGCCCAAGGGTTAGAGTTCAGACGACCTGCAAAATGTTCGAATTATGTAGAAGATGCCTACACATTGATTCGTACCAAAGTTTCAAAGTTAGAAGACGACCGGTTGATTGGCGAGGACATGTTGGCGATTGCAGCGTTAATTAGAGACAAGAAATTTATAGTAAAATAA